A DNA window from Vigna unguiculata cultivar IT97K-499-35 chromosome 10, ASM411807v1, whole genome shotgun sequence contains the following coding sequences:
- the LOC114166318 gene encoding patatin-like protein 1 → MAPFLLLLLVFSSQFMGGMNAKLPSPSYGNLITILSIDGGGIRGLIPAVVVNHLEKSLQKWDKSALLADYFDVIAGTSTGGLMTALLAAPNPQDPTRPLLSTSQVIEFYQKYGPSIFKENRIWNNSFPGPKYDGKFLHNIAGELLQNTRLSETLTNVVIPTFDLKKLHPVVFSNFQLKTVPSFDAKLSDICIGTSAAPTYLPPYYFKNGDTEFNLIDGGVAATNPAMAALTEVIKQQKEKNPDMTPKNSKEKNKILLLSIGCGTAKAVGVDAQVAEHFSANQWAATGLAVGAYDYGNKDMTEFYISTVYPGLQSSDYYLRIQEYNLDPSMDALDNATAVNIKNLEKAGYKLLNEPVFRKNVNTFVPEEEPEWGTNAQALERLAEVLYTEKRLRTMRKKSMEKKGRPFIENVVGQTSY, encoded by the exons ATGGCtccttttcttttgcttttgctgGTGTTTTCTTCTCAGTTCATGGGTGGAATGAATGCAAAACTTCCATCTCCATCCTATGGAAACCTTATAACCATTCTCAGCATAGATGGAGGTGGCATAAGGGGTCTCATTCCTGCAGTAGTTGTTAATCACTTGGAAAAATCTCTTCag AAATGGGATAAAAGCGCATTGCTAGCAGATTATTTTGATGTGATAGCAGGAACTAGCACTGGAGGACTCATGACTGCTCTGCTAGCTGCACCTAACCCACAGGACCCTACTCGTCCTCTCCTCAGTACCAGTCAAGTCATAGAGTTCTATCAAAAATATGGCCCTTCTATCTTCAAGGAAAATAG AATTTGGAATAATTCATTCCCAGGTCCCAAGTATGATGGCAAGTTCTTGCATAACATAGCAGGTGAGTTACTGCAAAACACACGACTCAGCGAAACACTGACAAATGTTGTCATTCCAACCTTCGACCTTAAGAAACTTCACCCAGTTGTCTTCTCAAACTTTCAG CTTAAGACAGTTCCTAGCTTTGATGCAAAACTGTCTGATATATGCATAGGAACCTCAGCTGCACCAACTTATCTACCACCTTATTACTTCAAAAATGGTGACACTGaattcaatttgattgatggtgGAGTTGCAGCAACTAATCCG GCTATGGCTGCTTTGACAGAAGTGATAAAGCAACAGAAGGAGAAGAATCCTGACATGACTCCTAAGAAttcaaaggagaaaaacaaaatcttGTTGCTGTCTATAGGATGTGGAACTGCAAAAGCTGTTGGTGTGGATGCTCAAGTTGCAGAGCACTTCTCAGCAAATCAATGGGCAGCAACAGGCCTTGCAGTTGGTGCTTATGATTATGGTAACAAAGATATGACTGAGTTTTACATTTCCACTGTCTACCCTGGCCTCCAATCTTCAGACTACTACCTTCGAATTCAG GAATATAACTTGGATCCATCCATGGATGCCCTTGACAATGCCACTGCTGTGAACATTAAGAATCTTGAAAAGGCTGGGTATAAACTGCTGAATGAACCAGTTTTCAGGAAGAATGTGAACACTTTTGTGCCAGAGGAAGAACCAGAATGGGGAACAAATGCTCAAGCTCTTGAAAG gtTGGCTGAGGTTTTGTACACAGAGAAAAGGCTTCGCACAATGAGAAAGAAATCAATGGAGAAAAAGGGACGACCATTTATTGAAAATGTTGTTGGACAAACAAGTTATTAG